Below is a genomic region from Desulfobacter sp..
GCCAATATTCTCATTGATGCCACAGGAGGGGCTGCAGCCTCTGCCGTGGACTCCGGTCTTGCATCCATAACCGTTCCGGGAACCAGCGGTCTCGTGCAGGTGGACAGCCCTGTGGATGCCACAGTCAATATCACCTATACCGTTGCAGACAGCACATCTGCAGCAGATAAGCTTGACGATGGTGCCACCCACACCATGGACTTTACGGCAGCAAGCATGCACACTTACTCCACCGGCGGGGGAACCAACCCCGGCACCCTGGCTCTGACAGCCGGCACAACAGGAGATCTTCATATTGGCGGCCTTCTCCAGATCGGTGCTGCTCAGACTCCGGGCGCCTATTCAGGAACCATTACCGTTAATGTAAACTACTAGGGCAATGGCCCCCCCCAAAAAAATCCGACACATACTCGGCCTGGCCTCAGCCTGGTTTTTCACATGGCCGGCATTTCTCTATGCCGGCCATATATTATCTGTCCAGCCCCTATACTTTGGCAATATCGTCAATGCCCCGTCAGGAGATCAAATTGAAATTGATGCCTCAACAGGCCCTGCCCTGCCCAATGTCTACGGCGGGGGAAATTCATTTATAAACGGCGGGCACAGCGGATTGATACGGGTATTTTCAGATACTCCGGGAGAAACCATCACCCTGATATTTCCGGCCAGTGTGGGGGTGAGGGGAGCTCCCGCCTCCCACACAATCGACCAGTTCACCTTAAGATCTACAGC
It encodes:
- a CDS encoding DUF4402 domain-containing protein codes for the protein MSYRLKPYLFAVIAFLCMTMTGSAIAATTTITANATIQTASLTLTPVTNLNFGTIVVTGGANILIDATGGAAASAVDSGLASITVPGTSGLVQVDSPVDATVNITYTVADSTSAADKLDDGATHTMDFTAASMHTYSTGGGTNPGTLALTAGTTGDLHIGGLLQIGAAQTPGAYSGTITVNVNY
- a CDS encoding DUF4402 domain-containing protein; the encoded protein is MAPPKKIRHILGLASAWFFTWPAFLYAGHILSVQPLYFGNIVNAPSGDQIEIDASTGPALPNVYGGGNSFINGGHSGLIRVFSDTPGETITLIFPASVGVRGAPASHTIDQFTLRSTASPVVSSGVGILDFHIGALLHINSGQPDNNYNFDINITVQFDNP